The nucleotide sequence TTAATACGTACTTCAGCAATCAGAATTTCcagtattttcattttttctttgcaaTGGCGGTCGGCAGGTTCTTCCGGAGTATCGATTTGGGGTTCGTGTATTGTCATTAGTTTCTCTGCAATATCCTTATGCCCAGATGACTTTAGCTCCTTTGCTACTGCCACCACCTGCGCCAAATTAACAACCGTATGAAATAAGGTGCTTTCAAGGTTGAGTTGGTTCTGCTTGAATGTGTCAAGTTCAGGTGTAGGGGAGCTCGACCCTTTTCCTATTCAAGTTTCATTCAGGCAGAGAGCCTTTTATATAGAACATTATGTGAATGAATTGCCCGAAACACTCAATCTGATGTTAGAGAAGAGGGAGTGGGAACAGCAGTAGaattttacaatggatgcatgATGGAAAGGAAGGTACTAAAATGTCAAAGGTTTTTGATTGATCAAGATGACACATCTTTTGAATAAGAACTCTGATTACACTACCTTAAACCTGGTggggaaacaaaaataataagtggTCCATCAACTGAGTGATTCCAGAATGACATGAGGGGGAATGCTCATGGCAATTGGAATGCTCTACCAGGCTGCACAATCATACATGTCAAGGACAGGACTGAACCCAATTTGATCTGCCTCTACATTGGCATGGCATAAAGAACTAACCACAAACCAGACCATGactggtttttgtttttatagatCATATAACTTGAATGTCGAGGTGAAGTTTCAGTCCTGACTCATGAATGGCATTTGAAACATAACCAAATTTCAAATGAGTAGAACAGCATGCTGATTTTATGGGAATTGAAAATATCTAAGCAAtgtctttcattttcctctaaataccataatttaaaaataccgatttttgaaaaaagttaaATTGTGCAGGAAATAGAACCTCTAAAAAGTGTTCTGCTGTAAAGGCCTGGGGAAGCCTACTCTTCTGATCCGTAAGAGAAGTTGATGGATAACCCACCGTGAAAGTTATAGGACCAAGGATGTGCTCAAGAGGGCGGCCCCCAGAACTCTTGTGGAGTGAAAAGGAAGAATTTTGACTGAAGCTTAAATGGGGTTTGGTAGAAAAATGGCTAAAGCAATAGGGTTTGGTAGTTATTGCAGCATTGTAGTCAGAAGACATGTGAATGGACTGATGGGGGAGGGTGCCAAAACGGTAGCCAATCACGGATTCCATGGGTAGCTTGATTGTGCTTCTTGCAGATATAAGACTTATATAGGATTAAAAATACTTGCATTCCGTGGTCATATATATAACAAGGAAAAGTGGTCCAGCTGGAGAATAAACCCACTGTCTTTGGCACTAAGCAAGGGATCTTTGTCATGTGTTAGTACCCAAGAGGCTTTCAAAGATTCCATGGCGCATCTATGAATTAAATGGccaaaatatatttcttttaaccCCTCCCAACATATTTCCTCTGTCCTGGTTGATACATACAAAATAAGAACCAGCTATTACAACAAACCTCATCAACATTAATATGGTGCATAACATCTATGAAGAACTATAGGAGCTAGGCCATGAATAAGGCCCAATATGTAAACAAATATGCAATTTGTCCTTCCGTCAAACAAAGTTCTGATGCCACATTGAATAacctatttttctaaaaacttaaacTTAGATGATTGAGCTCAATATGTACATTATACTCCTTAACAAGATGAAGTTCAATTGTAATTATGAACTTTGACCATTTTCATGAGAACTTCAATGGTGAAGAGAAAACATCATAAACTAATGGGAAATAGATTAATTATAATCTATTGTTATAAATGACAATGACATTAGACAAAGAAGAGTAAGGGGACATGAATAGCATGAATTtcaattcatgcaaaagtaTAGTAAGAAAGAAGCaagtgactttttttttttttcactaagtaaaaaatatactaataatattttttaagtacaaTATGAAATCCTTAAGTATTATatccaataaaatattttaaactatacatgtttgttttatataaaaaataaaaaatgaaataaaaaacattttttactttaatgattgatatttgtttaaaataaaaattatattatattccaattactaaaaaatatgattttttccCTATATTTAGTACTATATATTTGGAAACAACTCtacaatttatcatttattaaataatttttttatttctttggtaATAATATTCAagattaaaagatatttaatatttataaataaaaaatatcatattgtaTTGCTAAATATATAAGAACATGttgtatatatttaataatatatactaGTATTACATTTCAttgtaatttatataattttttccttttgtttaaattacatatttaatctattatcaaagtttattatttacaaaataagtaatataaataaaaagttttaaaattaaattaaaataataaatttttgatttatgagatatgtatattttaatcTCAACTTGGGATTTTCGTATAAAgggaattataaaataaaggttGGATAATATATTTTACCATTTATTATAtctctcatatttaattaaataaaatattaataagtaATATGATGTATCTTAATTCATCTTCGATGAAGCATtaaataggataaaaaaaaaaacaaaaagtccTAAAgtgatttaaaacaaaaagttaaTCAAATGATGGTTGGACTATCATTTTCCATAATTTAATGATGGTCGAACAAGGTTGTTCTGTTCATGTAGGCCTCATCAACCCCAATTGTCTTTAAATGGATAAATTATGTTGGAGATTGCTAAAAGAGTATATTTTGGCCACTTAAATGGATTCATGGTCCTAACTACCTGATTAATGTATGTGACACGTGAATGAAATGCCTTTGGGTGCCGACACATGACACAATGCTTTGCTTACAACCAAAGACAATATTTTATAAAGCAGCAGCCTATATTATACCTTGCTTCTTCCCCTTAAAAGAAAGGATTTATTCTCTATAGCAGGACCCTTTAAAAGGATTTATTCTCTATAGCAGCTCTTAAAGGAAACTAATGTAGCAAAGTGAAGCAAATGATGGAAAAATTGATGATAGAAATGATGGTTGAACtatcattttccatattttaatggatcacatttctctctctctctctctttatctgtagccattaaaattttctttgatttacaattatttttccgCGTCCTTGATATCTATCTATCTTTTGAAAGGATTCATCATCAAGTGGCACCGACAAAGGtataaccaagaaaaaaaaaaaaaacaaaaaaacatataaaaaaaaaattgtgcaaaaattattacaatttttatttttattttatagaaaagcTAAAAACTGATAATggaatacaaaaaattaagaaactgtgttttttttttaattaaaagtggATTTGTtgtatgttgttttttttagtaattttttttgaacAACATGATTTAAAATTGCTTGAAAATCCATCTAAGTGAggtattaattataatttaatagagAAAttgtaagataaaaataatattatagtCCCGATAAATACCTATGGAAGATCTTTGTAACTTAAGTTATAGTCTCTAATGATTGGTAATATCTTTTTTAATGAAACTATTAGAGTTTCTTAGTACTTTCACTCTCCAGATTCTAGGTGGACATGGACACTAGGAAAACTTGATCCGGAAAAACTAGCAAAGATATAAAGAAACTCAAACATTATGGAGAAAGATTGTCAGACTCAtcaataattgtattatttataGACAAACTTATTGCTATAggataataatttcaaattgaatGGAGAATTATCTCCATCccatttttaactaatttaattcaaaaacaaattttgaatctCAAGGAATCTTATCTACTTATCCATCAtcttttctaacttttttttttaaatgtgggtaaaatctctatctctttttttctcttaatcttGCATTGAGTCTTCATATAGAAAATGGAGGATGCAACATGATGAAAAGCTATAAAGTAGGAGTGATTATGCTAACTGTCCATCCCTCTAGCACAACCCAtcacttgaaaaataatatcttatttataCCCCAAACTTGTTCAAACACTTTAAAAAACCCCTCAATGAGTCATATCTCAATTAGAAAATGATTAACCCCAACTTTTATAATGTTTGTAATCATAATTATATCAAGACAAAATTGATATGATTATCAATATTACAAGCTACAAATACTGGTGTGTTACTAACAATCTATTGGAACCTCAAATTACTTTGTTCATTGGCCTTGGATCTTGTAGGGTGGATGTTGTCTATTCCTAAAATTTAACCCAACGAAAAACAATggtttcagaaaaaaaaaaaaaaaaaaaaaaaaaaaaaaaaaaaaaacatagatctagaaATTAAATGCTCAAACctgtgatttggatgttcctagattgaGTCCCATCCAATGAAGATGTCGAAAATTGTGGTAGTCATTGCAGAACTCATCTACCTAGGAGTCTTCTACCCAATCTCTCATTCTGTGGGTGTAAGCATAAGAGAATGATACTTCCCAATTGTCTACTTCTATCCCAACACATCGATCCACAAACCTTATTGAGCCTTTTGCCAAAACCAAACTTCCAGTGGTAGTAGTAGAAATGCAATGAATAaggaattttgtttttttttttttgtttttaatatctatatatatacatttacatatacacacacacacatacatacatacatacatacatacatatatatatatatatatatatataatttttgttactatctttttatattttattttgtagaagTCTTCTAGTTCCTAGGTTCACTCAAGACCCACACCTTTAgtagaaatcaaatatgagtttctttttggtatttttgagTCATATCATCCTTTAGAACAAAAGAGGATTAGCTCCTTAGTAAAGATAAGATAACACACATAGAGAGCACAACACCAATTGTGCACCTTGAAAGCACAATCTAAACTATGAAACTGAAGTAGGCAATTTAGATGGTGCACTTGGAGGAGAGCACTTTAAAGTGTGCACCTTTGAGTGACTTGGATTGCACACTCATGAGCACAAGATAGACCATGTAATTTAAGTGTGTCATTGGGTGCATGCTCCTTAAGTGCACAATCTCCTTCATAAGAAGGCTAATTGCTTTCCTTAGTCACTATGCCAACGCGTAATAGTTAAAATTCATTATTCCTTGGCACTAACTTGGGAAATGGAGactttttcctaaaaatgaGCTCTAAATGCTCGCATGACTTTGCTATCCCATATATCAATGCATTAGTTGAGATATAGAGGAGGAGTTGAAAAGTAATatgatttttctataaataggGAAAGAACTCCTTAGACCATAGGTGCTTACCCATACTTATACACCAATGTAATGCTTTGTTATGAAAGATGATAAGGCTAAAAAAATCTGAGGGTAAGGAACAAAAGAAAAGGGTTAGAGACATGCATCCACGACAAACCGTCAAAGCCAAGGCAACTCCATTAGCCATCACAATGCTTGCACAACCTAAAAGGGTGTTAAAAGTAAAAGGTAGACATGCAATAAGGCCTTCTATTTTTCAGAGCAGTAGAGACCAAACCCCTTATTATAACTTCCATATCCATAGGGCAATGTCTCCTTAGAGGCATTGGGGGTAATTGGTCTATCCACTTCCTCCATCACCTAAGTAAGGCTGTTGGAAGAGAAAGTTGGGGAGATGTACCCTAGGgcttcacttttatttttcatactatGAACTTGCGAAGCCACCCCTAGTAGGAATAACTCCtttaacaaatttaattttgtttttcattgattttcttcttcttcttttcttcattgtctaGGTAAGGGTGTTGGAGGAGAAAGTTGAGAAGATGTACCCTAGGGCTTCACTTTTATCTTTCATACTACGAACTTGTGAAGCCATCCCTAGTAGGTATAGTTCCtttaacaaatttgttttttgtttttcatcgattttcttgttttttttttcttctcatttcattttgttgttttcttcatttcttttcttttttctttttgtcatcAAGTTTAATTCCTTTAACCATTGTGTTTTTTTTGGTCCACTTGAGTTTTGAATTGCATCAAAGAGTGTATTCAAGATTGTTTTCTATTTGATGTTGGTAGATTTGGATGGactatttgagaattgaaaataaataagaatgtttcttcattttccaatTCTCACATACTGTGCATTACACTCTCCCAATCTGAGAGACTTGGACTATACAGGAAGGGGTTGACAACAGTTCAAAGGTAAGAACAAgttcactttaaaaaaaaaaaaaaaaaatgttagtttGCCTTCTTTCATTAAACATCTTGTAGGTGGATGTAGTGATAAGAAGCtggaaaaatcaatttttaccACATGGAGCTTGGTAAGTAGGTTCAAGGGTGTTTCATCACCTATTGCCTTAGATTGATTGAATTGAGAGTCATAAGCTGAAAGTCGCTATATAAGCAATAGAGTGATGTTTATGTACATTTTtccatgcataaaaaaaaaatgtagtgaAAAGACATAAGAAGATTAAGTGACTGCTTGCCTTGAATCAATCTTTTGGGCTCAACTGTCTGAAAATTGGGAGGTGGTATATATGGATGAAGGGGAAACTTTTGTGAAACTATTAGTTTAAAACCTTTTAGTCTATCAGGAACTAATATCACCTAGATATTTCGAATTAATATATTAGTTGAGTATATTCAAAGCTTGTAGTACCCTATACTTTGGTTTAAGATGGCCATACTTGATTTTCCAttcttcattaaaattttgttattctttattctttaatttgagttctcatttttgtttttttcttttcgttgTTGAGTGATTAGCAACAAATTGGCAAGAGGATGTGATGAGAACTCAAAGTTTACACTATGATGGCTCTAAAATAGCCTACTTTAGTGTATTTGAGGCACTTATTACAATCCTAGTGTTAGTTTGATGTTAATCTcttaggaaaatttatttgCCATGTTTTTTCAGATTTCTATAGTATTAAGGTAGGTTTAGAGCATTTCCAACACTTCATGGAGAAAAGAGTACCAAAAATGAGGGTACTTTACCATCGATAGTGCACTTCAACCTAAGTAGGGCTCCTGATAGTGTACTATGTAGGGCCTAGTATAGACTACGTACCCTAGGGGCACCAATCCAAACTGTGCACTTAGAGAAGCGTACTTGAGATTGTGCACCTTTAAGTGGCGGTCTTGATTGCGCACTAAGAGGCCTAATTTACATTGTGCACTTCATATTGTACACTAAAGAGGCTCAACTCAGATTGTTCACTTCCTTTAGGTGCTTTAGAAATCATGTGTTTCCTAAGATATACCAAGATGAGAGCACAGTATACCATTCCATCTTGCACATTGCTCATAGTTACAAGAATCATAAATATGCTATTGTTCATTAATAAGGCAAAGACACATCTATAACCCTTGGTGTGTAATTTTCCTCTAATAAAGTAGCACACCTTCCCAATAATAAAGTGTGCTATCTCTTCTAACTATGAAACACACCCTTGACAATTTCCATCTCAGCACATTACCTTCATGACTCCACCATGCGCACATACCACATCTTCCAATCTTCTCATACTCATAAAGGTTTCACAACAAATAATGCACCTGTAGCTCAGATTGATCTATTCATACCACCATGTTGTCATATTGAAAAGATAGGAAGTGCGACCATCTACTTCAgactaacattttttttttattgatggtTGCGTTGCTACATCTATAGCATGGGTAGGAAGCATGCATAACTAGCTAGGGATAACTCGAAGCAATAGGGGAAGAGAGAGATATTCCATCTATAAATATGAGAACTATATATAGAAAATGGGAGAGAGAGGATCCATAGGGAAATAAGTTAGATTGTTTTAGtgtttgtgtttctttttctttttgtaactttttttaatgaattttttagttttgtgtttattttgtttacttctttctttcttcaagaGGTGAGAGGTGTTGAGATCCTTGTATCTTAGTTTAGTTCACCATTATTTTAGTTGTCTATAGTTGAAACACATCTTTCTTGGGCTAGTAGTTACAAAGACTGAAAGAAGTCTTTACTAACTTAGGCTAGAGGTTATGGAGGCCACAAGGAATAATTACTTGAGAACTCTTATACTAGAAATAGACTTTTTGATATGAGTAACAACCCATCTATATCATCTAATTGTGAGGACTAAAAAAAGACTAGTCAAATTGAGTTGGTCTTTCATTGAGGTGGTTGATGCTCATGTTAGTGGGAGCCCTGTGGTTGGTTTAAACCCAGGATTTGGTCCTAAGGCCAAATGCATAAGGCTAGTGCCTTATTGGGGTAGGAGGGAGCCCACTTGAGCTTGAGAAGCAAGTGGGAtgcttgctttaatccataaataGATTTATGGATGTACACCATATGCTCTTGGTTCTTAATTTGCTGTGCAATCATCTAATTGCATCATATAGATGCACTCATTAAGATTTCTATTCAAAAATAGAATCTTGACATCCATTTTCCATATCTCATAGTTGAGATTTGATAGACTTGAGCATGACTATCAGCAAGAAGGCTTCCTCATAATTGAAActaagttttttattataacCATTCGCCACAAGCCTAGCCTTAAAAGTCTAAACCTTTCCAcctactttatttttctttttgtagatCCATTTGCATTGTATGAGTTTTATCCttttaggtacttctataaGTTCCCAAATTTGATTAGGATACATAGATTGCAACTCTACCTCCATAGCCTTTTTCCAAATATATGCATCCACATCACTCATTGCTTTATCAGAATATGTGGATTGATCTCATGTTCCTCTAATGGCCTCAAAAGATTCtcttaaatatatgaataagatTGAGTATATAACAACCCTCCCACTATGATAAGGTATCATTGTATTAGAAACAAGAATGGTTAACAATAGATTTGTAGTTTTTTGAATTGTTATGCATGAGAGTCTCATCTAGTACTTTCAAATCAATCTTACTCCTACTTTTATTATCCATCATATATTCATCTTCTAGGAATCTAGCATTTGTACTCACAAACACCTTTTGGTTGacctaattataaaaataataattcctagtccattttttatatttaacaaacTGATGAACTTTTGATCTTAGTTCCAACTTATCTACCTTTGGTTTCAACATGTATATAGGGCACCTCCATATGCAAATATGGTATAAACCAAGTTTATAGCCCATTCACATCTCTATAGGAGTCAAAGGTATTGATTTAGAAGGAACCAGATAAGAATATATCTATTGGTATTTAAGGCATATCCCTAAAAGGATGTAAGAAGTGTTGAAAAACTCATCATAGATTTTACCATGTTTATaagaatttgatttcttttttccactattccattttgttgtggggttcTAAAAGTACTCAACTGAGATATACTTCTACGTTcctaaagaaaataatcaaactcaattgacatgtacTATTTCCCTCGATTAGATTAAAATACCTTGAGGTATTTATCTAATTGATTCTCCATTCTACCTTAAATTCCTTGAATTTATTAAGGCACCGAATTTCCTATGCATAAGGTAAACATAACCatacctagagtaatcatcaatgaaagtgataaaatactCATACCCTCTATGTGCTTGGACATTAAAAGGTCTACATGTATCAGAATGCACTAGATCCAGATGTTCTTTGGCTTTAACCCATTTCGTATTAAAAGATCTCTTGgtccttttattttctatatagaATTAGAAGATTGGAAAGTCTTTTGAACTAATAAATGTAATGTTCCAAACTTAATTAGTCTTTGGATCTTATTTAGATCAATATGACCTAAGTGTAGATGCCATAAGTATGTTTGATTAATGCTAGGTATCTTCCTTTTAATGAAGCATGATGATTTTCAACAGCAGGCAAGATAGGAGTGATGCAAAAAAGATTGTCAACCAATGGAATTGAGCAAATAAACAAATCACTCTTTCTAATAAAAACActattattgaaataaatgaataatatgatttatttaggttagaaactgaaatcaaattctttCAAGACTCagatatataaagaaaatgctTGAGTTTGAATGTTTATATTTCTCTAATACAAGAGTAACGTCTCTCACTACTTGCATAACTATCCTTATAGCAGACGCCAGAGTCAATTACATCGCTTCTTCATTCAACTTTCTCATTTGTTGAAACCCCTATAAGGAATTACAGATATGGTTAGTGGCCCTAGAATCTATTCACCATGAATTAGTAGAATCTACCACTAAACATGATTCAATTAAAAGTGAATGaaacataacttttttttttctttaagtagAATAGGCATCATTTTTCTAGTGGCTTCTTACCATAAAGGAAACACTTGTCCTTTCCCTTGTTCTTGCCTCTCCTAACCTTGGTTTTCCCCTACTTGGTTTTCTTGAAagtattcttcttctttttattatggGAAGAACCTAAAGAATCTTTCATTGCCATGTAAACATCTTGAGCATCCTTAATAATCCCTTTAGTCATCTAGAGTTCCCTCATTAGTTTAGACAAGCTCACCATTAACTTGTTCATAGTATAATTGAGTTGAAACTAGTTAAAGGAATTTGGTAAGGACTCTAGGATTATATCAACTTGGGTTTTCTCATCGATTTTATCACCAAGGATCTCTATCTTGTTAAAGAATGCAACCATGCGAATCATATGAtgtctaatataattttttttttttttaccatattggTGTTCATAATGTTATGATAGAGCctttaaaagtatgacatgatgtcatagatttgaaattcattatttatttaatgatattctaatttcacttttatatatCTCTATTCCATGTATTGTACTTTATGCTCATTCTCGCCTAGTATCTTTTGCATTATATGtgatttgggtgcattaggagttgtatggAAGATCTAAGTTTCAGGTTcattgcaaatagatgacttgttcacaatcaaTTCATGGGTCTAGATAATTCATTATAGGTTGTAGTGTACTACCTtataattggagggatgactagtcttggttattgggatgggtttcccatggtgagggCATTAGtatatatggttacacattgaactggacctatggtgagttatgacaTAGGATTATCAAGTAGTCGCGACTTCATCAAGCTGCTTCATTGTATTGACTTTCAACATTTAGTGAACACTAAACTTGTGTCATCATTTtggttttgacctat is from Vitis riparia cultivar Riparia Gloire de Montpellier isolate 1030 chromosome 10, EGFV_Vit.rip_1.0, whole genome shotgun sequence and encodes:
- the LOC117923443 gene encoding uncharacterized protein LOC117923443; this translates as MESVIGYRFGTLPHQSIHMSSDYNAAITTKPYCFSHFSTKPHLSFSQNSSFSLHKSSGGRPLEHILGPITFTVGYPSTSLTDQKSRLPQAFTAEHFLEVVAVAKELKSSGHKDIAEKLMTIHEPQIDTPEEPADRHCKEKMKILEILIAEGMFPEASKYSADIDSHMSSYEPHLDSHVFKNLKFVIFCGLDHHSEANELRKKLEKPPPVA